One region of Chitinophaga varians genomic DNA includes:
- a CDS encoding family 16 glycoside hydrolase has translation MLKWYEFRPKLKQLGISPGKALVFMMGVGCSQQLIAQQTIPLTDLSGFKQPAANWRIAGDVNADLQRENTLTTTSGTGILVNLPEKGKHGQDLYTNWQHGDLDLELDYLVSAKSNSGIYLQGRYEIQLLDSWGVLSPRPSDNGGIYERWDNSRPEGQQGYDGHAPRQNASLAPGLWQHMKIAFQAPRFDAAGNKIANAVILKIELNGVTIQENVVLSGPTRGGMENNEVAEGPLRIQGDHGTVAFRNIKMQSYNAPKPELKAVRYAIYKGSFQQPPDFKTIKPIATGEAAQLTSNLTGLPDNEFLVRYTTTLDVKAAGTYDFNLHTSGGGGQLKINDQVLNGSRSRDAKGGITLQPGSYPVEVLYGKNVDWAKPSLTLSVRSAAVREFALSDLNVPADDPTDPILVTATENTVLRSFMDLKGGPRVVHAVSVGSPAKVHYTYDMDHAAPVQAWRGEFLNTTPMWHDRGDGSSRPMGMVRILDNKPAMSLASLASAEAEWPADTTGTAYRPKGYDLDPEGVPSFRFDIYGAAASDSFRVLPGNTGLHRSLQVAGTQDNLYARIAVADSISQLADGTYMIGDKAWYVKMDNSSAKPVIRRQQGKMELIVPVKTAIGYAIIF, from the coding sequence ATGCTCAAATGGTATGAGTTCCGTCCAAAGTTGAAACAACTGGGTATCAGTCCCGGTAAAGCTTTGGTCTTCATGATGGGCGTTGGCTGCAGCCAGCAGCTGATAGCCCAGCAGACTATTCCCCTGACCGACCTGTCAGGATTTAAGCAGCCGGCTGCCAACTGGCGTATAGCCGGCGACGTAAATGCCGACCTGCAAAGAGAAAACACCCTGACCACCACCAGTGGCACGGGTATCCTGGTGAACCTGCCGGAGAAAGGAAAACACGGCCAGGACCTGTATACCAACTGGCAACATGGGGACCTGGACCTCGAACTGGACTACCTGGTATCTGCCAAATCCAATTCGGGCATCTATCTGCAGGGCAGGTACGAAATTCAGCTGCTCGACAGCTGGGGCGTCCTCTCACCACGGCCGTCAGACAACGGCGGTATCTATGAACGCTGGGACAACAGCCGTCCGGAAGGGCAGCAGGGCTACGACGGCCATGCACCCCGCCAGAACGCCAGCCTTGCGCCCGGCCTGTGGCAACACATGAAAATCGCTTTTCAGGCTCCCCGCTTCGATGCTGCCGGCAATAAAATTGCCAATGCCGTCATCCTGAAAATAGAGCTCAACGGCGTCACTATCCAGGAAAACGTAGTCCTTTCCGGCCCCACCCGCGGCGGCATGGAAAACAACGAAGTGGCGGAAGGCCCGCTGCGTATCCAGGGAGACCACGGCACCGTGGCCTTCCGCAATATTAAAATGCAATCCTATAACGCACCTAAACCGGAACTGAAAGCGGTGCGCTATGCTATCTATAAAGGCTCTTTCCAGCAACCGCCTGATTTTAAAACCATCAAGCCTATCGCTACCGGTGAAGCCGCCCAACTCACCTCCAATCTTACCGGCCTGCCGGACAACGAGTTCCTGGTACGGTACACCACTACGCTGGATGTAAAAGCTGCGGGAACTTACGATTTCAACCTGCACACCTCCGGTGGCGGTGGTCAGCTCAAAATCAACGACCAGGTGCTTAACGGCTCCCGCAGCCGGGACGCTAAAGGCGGTATTACCCTGCAACCCGGCAGCTACCCGGTGGAAGTGCTGTATGGCAAAAACGTGGACTGGGCCAAACCATCGCTGACACTGAGTGTCCGCTCCGCCGCTGTCCGCGAGTTTGCCCTCAGTGATCTCAATGTGCCGGCAGATGATCCTACTGATCCTATCCTCGTCACCGCTACGGAAAATACCGTGCTGCGCAGCTTCATGGACCTGAAAGGCGGTCCCCGCGTGGTACATGCCGTTTCTGTCGGCAGCCCGGCAAAGGTGCACTACACCTACGATATGGACCATGCAGCACCGGTACAGGCATGGCGCGGCGAATTCCTCAACACCACGCCTATGTGGCACGACCGTGGCGACGGCTCTTCCCGCCCGATGGGCATGGTGCGTATACTGGACAACAAACCGGCAATGTCACTGGCCAGCCTCGCCTCCGCTGAGGCGGAATGGCCTGCGGACACCACCGGCACCGCTTACCGCCCTAAAGGATACGACCTCGATCCTGAAGGAGTGCCCTCCTTCCGGTTCGATATCTATGGCGCCGCAGCGAGCGACAGCTTCCGCGTATTGCCCGGCAATACAGGACTGCACCGCAGCCTGCAGGTGGCCGGCACACAGGACAACCTGTACGCCCGTATAGCCGTAGCCGATAGTATCTCCCAACTGGCGGACGGTACTTATATGATAGGGGACAAAGCCTGGTATGTGAAAATGGACAACAGCAGCGCGAAACCCGTTATCCGCCGTCAACAGGGAAAAATGGAACTGATCGTACCGGTAAAAACCGCCATCGGTTACGCCATTATCTTCTAA
- a CDS encoding aminopeptidase P family protein yields the protein MFSDHRQRLIRQLPAGAAALLTANDVMPTNADGTMPYYPNVNVYYLTGLSEEDAMLALFPGHPDTSLREILFIKRVDQMFVKWMGRRVDKATASNISGIRTVFYTDEFWAVMKKVLPLCNSIYLHTNEHARSENETQTREDRLLLACKQYYPLHRYERLYPILARQRNAKTPAEIALIRKASEITEKGFRRVLQSIRPGQTGMQVAAEMIHEYMQHGATWAYEPIVAFGADSTILHLRANESIGKNGDIVLIDAAAQYRYYNTDLTRTFPVNGRFTPRQKAYYNAVLRVHKKVAQEVKAGILIKDLWKISNNLLLEELVGLGLCSIADIQTHGAQYYLNKHCYHNVSHFLGLDVHDTGYYDEPMPEGAVITNEPGIYNEEEGIGVRIENDLLVTENGFEDLMKTIPKEAEEIEEIMNS from the coding sequence ATGTTTTCAGACCACCGTCAACGCCTTATCCGGCAACTGCCTGCCGGTGCCGCGGCTCTCCTGACCGCCAATGACGTCATGCCGACCAACGCCGACGGGACCATGCCCTACTATCCCAACGTGAACGTGTATTACCTGACAGGCCTCTCCGAAGAAGACGCGATGCTCGCCCTCTTCCCCGGTCACCCTGATACTTCCCTGCGGGAAATACTGTTCATCAAACGGGTAGACCAGATGTTTGTCAAATGGATGGGCAGAAGAGTGGACAAAGCCACTGCCTCCAACATCTCCGGTATCCGTACCGTTTTTTATACCGACGAGTTCTGGGCCGTCATGAAGAAAGTACTGCCGCTGTGCAATAGTATCTATCTGCACACCAATGAACACGCGCGTTCAGAAAACGAAACACAGACACGGGAAGACCGGCTGCTGCTCGCCTGCAAACAGTACTATCCCCTGCATCGGTATGAACGCCTCTACCCTATTCTGGCCCGGCAACGTAATGCTAAAACACCGGCAGAAATAGCACTGATACGCAAAGCCAGCGAGATCACAGAGAAAGGCTTCCGCCGCGTATTGCAGAGCATCCGGCCCGGACAGACCGGTATGCAGGTGGCAGCGGAAATGATACACGAATACATGCAGCATGGCGCCACCTGGGCCTATGAACCGATTGTGGCCTTCGGCGCAGACAGCACTATACTGCATCTCCGCGCCAACGAAAGCATCGGCAAAAACGGAGACATCGTACTGATAGATGCTGCGGCCCAATACCGGTACTACAACACAGACCTCACCCGCACTTTTCCGGTGAACGGCCGCTTTACGCCGCGCCAGAAAGCATACTACAATGCTGTATTACGGGTACACAAAAAGGTAGCGCAGGAAGTCAAAGCGGGCATCCTCATAAAAGACCTCTGGAAAATTTCCAACAACCTGCTGCTCGAAGAACTCGTAGGACTGGGCCTCTGCTCCATTGCCGATATTCAGACACACGGTGCGCAGTATTACCTGAACAAACACTGCTATCATAACGTGTCCCACTTCCTCGGACTGGACGTGCACGACACAGGTTACTATGATGAGCCCATGCCGGAAGGCGCCGTTATCACCAATGAGCCAGGTATTTACAATGAAGAGGAAGGTATCGGGGTGAGAATAGAAAACGACCTGCTGGTCACCGAAAACGGATTTGAAGACCTGATGAAAACAATACCCAAAGAGGCAGAAGAGATTGAGGAGATAATGAACAGCTAG
- a CDS encoding helix-turn-helix domain-containing protein → MQAIEFINQEYFNGQYRYISPSPDLERHVVYYWLLDLRRPLPEDEEFRELLLANMNASLVLNLGAPFDICNAKGQLLHSCHHSELIGYQTTPVTYRHYPNNFLVGIKFKPASLNYLFHVKGADMQRQTLSAHDVMTRLPELESAVYDAPDMQVIKTLLEKFLRRHTSTTTDNHRFDYVLQSLNGPALQQSGFQLKKLAGLLYVSPRTLERYFSDSLSISPKKCLAILRFRHAAAQYVLHGYKADWEELGYHDFSHFRKEWNKWSA, encoded by the coding sequence ATGCAGGCAATCGAATTCATTAACCAGGAATATTTCAACGGCCAGTACCGGTATATCAGCCCGTCACCTGACCTGGAGCGGCATGTGGTCTACTACTGGCTACTGGACCTCCGCAGGCCGTTACCGGAAGATGAAGAGTTCCGCGAATTGTTGCTGGCCAACATGAACGCTTCGCTGGTATTGAACCTGGGCGCTCCTTTCGATATCTGCAACGCTAAAGGGCAACTGTTGCATTCCTGTCACCACAGCGAGTTGATAGGTTACCAAACCACACCTGTCACCTATCGTCATTACCCGAATAATTTCCTCGTCGGCATTAAATTCAAACCTGCCAGCCTGAACTACCTTTTTCATGTAAAAGGCGCCGACATGCAACGACAGACACTTTCCGCCCATGATGTAATGACACGGCTGCCGGAACTGGAATCCGCAGTGTATGATGCACCGGACATGCAGGTCATCAAAACCCTGCTGGAAAAGTTCCTGCGCCGGCACACCAGCACCACCACCGACAACCACCGTTTTGATTATGTGCTGCAATCCCTTAACGGTCCTGCCTTACAGCAATCAGGCTTCCAGCTGAAAAAACTGGCCGGCCTCCTCTACGTGTCGCCCCGTACCCTCGAAAGATATTTCTCCGATTCCCTGAGCATCAGCCCCAAAAAGTGCCTGGCTATACTGCGCTTCCGGCACGCCGCCGCGCAGTATGTGCTGCATGGCTACAAAGCCGATTGGGAAGAACTGGGCTATCATGACTTTTCCCATTTCAGAAAAGAATGGAACAAATGGTCAGCATAA
- a CDS encoding TetR/AcrR family transcriptional regulator — translation MEDYNDKQLSIISVAERLFAEKGFHGTSVRDIAQEADVNIAMISYYFGSKDKLLEAVFRLRMNASRIFINELVQNDTMAPLEKIYSLIDRFINKMLNEQNFQCIMSREQLNKEQSPVRDLIWQLKGEMLGLMRPIVTNAQDAGIFTTDVDVEMLLTTLFGTIHQTIPAQHVLRTYPENAHMNDEEFKEYLRLRLSNHLKKLFKAILTHEF, via the coding sequence ATGGAAGACTATAACGATAAGCAACTTTCGATCATTTCGGTGGCGGAACGTTTGTTTGCAGAAAAAGGTTTTCATGGCACTTCTGTAAGGGATATCGCACAGGAAGCAGACGTGAACATTGCCATGATATCCTACTACTTCGGGTCGAAGGACAAGTTGCTGGAGGCGGTTTTCAGGTTACGGATGAATGCGTCCCGCATATTCATCAATGAACTGGTACAGAATGATACCATGGCCCCCCTGGAAAAAATATACTCCCTGATCGACAGGTTTATCAATAAAATGCTGAATGAACAAAACTTTCAGTGCATTATGAGCCGGGAACAGCTCAATAAAGAACAAAGCCCGGTAAGAGACCTGATCTGGCAGCTGAAAGGGGAAATGCTTGGTCTGATGCGCCCCATCGTGACCAACGCCCAGGACGCGGGGATCTTTACCACCGATGTGGACGTGGAAATGCTGTTGACAACCCTGTTTGGCACCATTCACCAGACCATACCTGCTCAGCATGTGTTACGGACCTACCCGGAAAACGCACACATGAACGACGAGGAGTTTAAAGAATATTTAAGGCTCAGACTGAGCAACCATTTGAAAAAATTGTTTAAAGCAATCCTTACACATGAATTCTAG
- a CDS encoding TolC family protein has translation MNSRSIYKRLYALTSGIVLTLVFQAASAQQSVKPLSLNEAISLSLQNSKQLKASQARIEEANANVKTANERQLPDVSISGSYLRLTQPNLDLKLGKGGSNPGGGSGMEAPKVDQAAYGMANVSIPVFAGMMIQSGKEAARYLAQAAKLDADKDRDDVIENTIGAYSNLYKATQAVKLMEENLRQSTQRVKDFSNLEKNGLLARNDLLKAELQQSNYELSLMDAQNSLKVANLNMNIMLGLPDNTTLQLDTTVFKVDDKTDGRGVAEFEQLAYQNRKDAASLGAKEKAAFANIKGVKGEYYPSLAVTGGYVAAYIPNVVTITNAVMGGVGLKYNLSSLWKTGSKVASAKAQLAQLQANEASLTDAIHLDVVRSYENYLLSRKKMDTYIKAIEQSEENYRITKNKHDNNLATTTDLLDADVANLQAHLNYTFARADALVAYNKLLQASGILDNNK, from the coding sequence ATGAATTCTAGAAGCATATACAAACGATTATATGCGCTTACATCCGGAATCGTGCTGACGCTGGTTTTTCAGGCAGCATCCGCACAACAAAGCGTAAAACCGCTTTCGTTAAATGAAGCCATATCGCTGAGTCTCCAAAACAGTAAACAACTGAAGGCCAGCCAGGCCCGCATTGAAGAGGCCAACGCCAACGTTAAAACAGCCAACGAAAGACAGCTGCCAGACGTAAGCATTTCCGGCTCTTACCTGCGACTGACACAGCCTAATCTTGACCTGAAACTCGGTAAAGGAGGTAGTAACCCCGGCGGCGGTTCAGGCATGGAAGCGCCAAAAGTAGACCAGGCAGCCTATGGTATGGCCAATGTGTCCATCCCTGTGTTTGCCGGCATGATGATACAAAGCGGCAAAGAAGCAGCCCGCTACCTCGCACAGGCAGCCAAACTGGACGCCGACAAAGACCGCGATGATGTGATCGAAAACACCATCGGCGCTTACAGCAACCTCTATAAAGCCACTCAGGCGGTGAAACTGATGGAGGAAAACCTGAGGCAGTCCACCCAACGCGTCAAAGACTTCTCCAACCTGGAAAAGAACGGCCTGCTGGCACGCAATGACCTCTTAAAGGCAGAACTGCAACAGTCCAACTATGAACTGTCCCTCATGGACGCCCAGAACAGCCTGAAAGTAGCCAACCTCAACATGAACATCATGCTGGGCCTGCCAGACAACACAACGCTGCAACTGGACACTACGGTGTTTAAAGTAGACGATAAAACCGACGGCAGAGGCGTAGCGGAATTTGAACAACTGGCTTACCAGAACCGTAAAGACGCTGCTTCCCTCGGTGCCAAAGAGAAAGCTGCTTTCGCCAACATAAAAGGCGTGAAAGGTGAATACTATCCTTCTCTCGCGGTAACCGGTGGTTATGTGGCCGCTTACATTCCAAACGTAGTGACCATCACCAACGCTGTAATGGGCGGTGTAGGCTTGAAATACAACCTTTCCTCCCTCTGGAAAACAGGTAGCAAGGTGGCCAGCGCAAAAGCACAGCTCGCGCAGCTCCAGGCCAATGAGGCCAGCCTGACAGACGCTATCCACCTCGATGTGGTGAGGTCTTACGAAAACTACCTCCTGAGCAGGAAAAAAATGGACACTTATATCAAGGCGATAGAACAATCAGAAGAGAACTACCGTATCACGAAGAACAAGCACGATAACAATCTGGCTACCACCACCGACCTGCTGGATGCGGACGTGGCCAACCTCCAGGCTCATCTGAACTACACCTTCGCAAGAGCAGATGCACTGGTGGCCTACAACAAATTGTTACAGGCATCGGGAATACTCGACAACAACAAATAA
- a CDS encoding HlyD family secretion protein has protein sequence METQTKATNNISTMQETSAPKKRSKGFVIVLAALVLGGGAFGISKYIHSLHHEETDNAQIDANVSPVIPRVSGFVKEVRVKDNQHVKKGDTLVVLDDRDLAIRVQQAENALATAKANLGAAEATTSAAETGISTAQANVGTIDAQIEAAKVNIWRANQDYERYANLIKDHSITQQQYEQALAAKQTAERQLDVLVRQKAAAVRQTSVVSSQSSATGKQINLANAAIKQRETDVDDAKLNQSYTVITAPEDGVLSKIFVQPGQYITAGQSLFSVVMDTAPWVVANFKETQLEKMKLGQKVTVHIDAFPGTPLEAKLTSFSPATGAKFALLPPDNASGNFVKVVQRLPVKIEFDDPNNELIKKLRPGMNVLVDVHLN, from the coding sequence GTGGAAACGCAAACAAAAGCTACTAATAATATATCTACCATGCAGGAAACATCCGCGCCTAAAAAGCGCAGCAAAGGGTTCGTGATCGTACTGGCCGCTCTGGTACTGGGTGGCGGCGCGTTCGGTATCTCAAAATACATCCATAGTCTGCATCACGAAGAAACAGACAACGCGCAGATCGATGCGAATGTAAGCCCCGTTATTCCAAGAGTGTCAGGTTTTGTAAAAGAAGTAAGAGTAAAAGATAACCAGCATGTGAAAAAAGGGGACACCCTCGTGGTCCTCGATGACCGTGACCTGGCTATCAGAGTACAACAGGCTGAAAACGCCCTCGCTACCGCCAAAGCTAACCTGGGTGCTGCAGAGGCAACCACCAGCGCAGCGGAAACAGGCATCAGCACGGCTCAGGCCAATGTCGGTACTATCGACGCCCAGATCGAAGCCGCCAAGGTGAACATCTGGAGAGCCAATCAGGATTACGAACGTTACGCCAACCTGATCAAAGACCACTCCATCACCCAGCAACAATACGAACAGGCCCTGGCTGCCAAACAAACAGCTGAACGCCAGCTCGATGTACTGGTAAGACAAAAAGCGGCCGCTGTTCGCCAGACTTCCGTAGTAAGCTCCCAGAGCAGCGCTACCGGTAAACAGATCAATCTCGCCAACGCAGCGATCAAACAACGTGAAACCGATGTGGACGATGCTAAACTGAACCAGTCCTACACCGTGATCACCGCTCCGGAAGATGGCGTGCTGTCAAAAATATTTGTACAGCCTGGTCAATATATCACTGCCGGCCAGTCTCTCTTCAGCGTGGTAATGGACACCGCTCCATGGGTAGTGGCCAATTTCAAGGAAACACAGCTGGAAAAAATGAAGCTCGGCCAGAAAGTGACCGTACATATCGACGCTTTCCCGGGTACTCCGCTGGAAGCCAAACTGACTTCCTTCTCACCAGCCACCGGCGCTAAGTTTGCACTGCTGCCTCCGGACAACGCTTCCGGTAACTTCGTAAAAGTAGTACAACGCCTCCCGGTGAAAATCGAATTCGATGACCCGAACAACGAACTGATTAAAAAGTTGCGCCCGGGCATGAACGTGCTGGTAGACGTGCATCTCAACTAA
- a CDS encoding DHA2 family efflux MFS transporter permease subunit gives MQQESLVEYGSRRVIITITAIFCALLEIVDTTIVNVALNDMRGNMGATLSEISWVITAYAIGNVIIVPMTSWLSQQFGRRNYFAASVIIFTVSSFLCGNATAMWELILFRFIQGLGGGALLVTSQTIITESYPPEKRGVAQAIYGLGVIIGPTLGPPLGGYITDNYSWPYIFYINIPIGVIATLLTLQFVRSPKYAEKKAINEIDFLGIILLAITVGCLQFVLERGQEDDWFSDPTITLLSVMSALGLFFFIWRELTYKNPIVELRVLKNGNLRVGTILSFILGFGLYGSTFIIPLYTQSTLGWTATQSGMLMIPAALTTAFMMPIIGKLLEKGVPQQYLVALGMLLFFVYSFWGYLIITPSDTGADAFFWMLIVRGVGMGLLFIPITTLALSSLKGQQIGQGAAFTGMMRQLGGSFGVALITTFMARQNMVHRSDLVSKLDTNNPDVMNRVNGLAHGFAAKGMDAGTAVRSGYKVLDYSITKQAAVMSYMDVFLYLGLMFLICIPFVLMVRAKKAAKLDPSAMH, from the coding sequence ATGCAACAAGAATCATTGGTAGAATACGGCTCACGCAGGGTGATCATTACGATCACCGCTATCTTCTGCGCGCTGCTGGAAATCGTGGACACCACCATCGTGAACGTGGCATTGAACGACATGCGCGGCAACATGGGAGCCACACTCAGTGAGATCAGTTGGGTGATCACCGCTTATGCGATCGGTAACGTAATCATTGTACCGATGACCAGCTGGTTGTCCCAACAGTTCGGCCGCCGTAACTACTTCGCTGCTTCTGTCATCATATTCACCGTTTCCTCTTTCCTCTGCGGTAACGCAACGGCCATGTGGGAGCTGATACTTTTCCGCTTCATACAAGGTCTCGGAGGTGGTGCGCTACTGGTAACATCACAAACAATTATTACAGAAAGTTATCCTCCCGAAAAACGCGGTGTTGCCCAGGCCATCTACGGCCTCGGCGTGATCATCGGCCCTACACTGGGCCCTCCGTTGGGCGGTTATATTACCGATAACTATTCCTGGCCTTACATCTTCTATATCAACATCCCTATCGGTGTCATCGCTACCCTGCTCACATTGCAGTTTGTACGCAGCCCGAAATATGCAGAGAAGAAAGCCATCAATGAAATCGACTTTCTGGGTATCATATTACTCGCCATCACGGTAGGCTGTCTCCAGTTTGTACTGGAACGTGGCCAGGAAGATGACTGGTTCAGTGATCCAACGATCACCCTCTTATCTGTGATGAGCGCCCTGGGCCTGTTCTTCTTCATCTGGCGGGAGCTGACCTATAAGAACCCGATCGTGGAACTAAGGGTATTGAAGAACGGAAACCTGAGGGTCGGTACCATCCTCTCGTTTATATTGGGTTTCGGTTTGTATGGATCTACATTCATTATTCCGCTATACACCCAAAGCACCCTGGGATGGACCGCCACCCAGTCCGGTATGCTGATGATACCGGCAGCGCTTACGACGGCCTTTATGATGCCGATCATCGGTAAACTGCTGGAGAAAGGCGTACCGCAACAGTACCTGGTGGCACTGGGAATGTTATTGTTCTTTGTCTATAGTTTCTGGGGATACCTGATCATTACACCTTCTGATACCGGCGCGGACGCGTTCTTCTGGATGCTGATCGTGCGCGGGGTAGGTATGGGGCTGCTCTTTATCCCAATCACCACACTGGCGCTGTCTTCCCTCAAAGGGCAGCAGATCGGCCAGGGCGCAGCCTTCACCGGTATGATGCGTCAGCTCGGCGGTTCCTTCGGGGTGGCACTGATCACCACTTTTATGGCCCGTCAGAACATGGTACACAGAAGCGACCTGGTGTCTAAACTGGACACCAACAACCCCGATGTCATGAACCGCGTGAACGGCCTGGCACATGGCTTCGCCGCAAAAGGTATGGACGCCGGCACTGCTGTCAGAAGCGGATACAAGGTACTGGACTACAGCATCACCAAACAGGCGGCTGTGATGTCTTACATGGACGTGTTCCTGTACCTGGGACTGATGTTCCTCATCTGCATCCCGTTTGTACTGATGGTAAGAGCTAAGAAAGCTGCAAAACTGGACCCGTCAGCTATGCACTAA
- a CDS encoding amidohydrolase, which produces MASSISRKDFLKSSSILLAAGGSLLTGNAAGATSGATNTATGAGKSFTLKNVRLETGFQYEEGEVTGTTTDLFTIEVSNGKIKSVLPNQPGVKAIDAKGWLLLPAFRDMHIHLDKTFYGLPWKAHLKKNKSVKDMIAFEQQVIPELLKTSAARTGQLIELLQSKGTSFARSHVNIEPTSGLNSLKHLEKALKNKKDGFSAELVAFPQHGIFYTPSAELMKEAAKMDIDYIGGLDPYSIDGSIEKHMDFVVQLALDHNKGIDIHLHEAGESGIKTIEYLIGKVNENPVLKGKTYISHSFALAKMDNNKLQEVAEKLGNARIGIMTTIPFGSTIMPIPTLYKYGVDVQAGNDCIIDHWSTFGSGSILQKANLMAQLYGYRTEFDLSRCLKIATHNILPLDDKGGRQWPKADDAADMVLVDASCSAEAVSRISPVKSLIHQGNIVF; this is translated from the coding sequence ATGGCTTCTTCTATTTCACGCAAAGACTTTCTCAAAAGCTCTTCCATATTACTGGCCGCAGGCGGCAGCCTGTTGACAGGTAACGCTGCCGGCGCCACTTCTGGCGCAACCAATACCGCCACTGGCGCCGGCAAAAGCTTCACCCTTAAAAATGTACGGCTGGAAACAGGCTTCCAGTATGAAGAAGGCGAAGTGACCGGCACTACTACCGATCTTTTCACCATAGAAGTCAGCAATGGAAAAATAAAATCCGTATTGCCCAATCAGCCCGGCGTCAAAGCCATTGATGCCAAAGGATGGCTGCTGCTGCCCGCCTTCCGGGACATGCATATCCATCTCGACAAAACATTTTACGGCCTTCCCTGGAAAGCACACCTGAAAAAGAACAAGTCAGTAAAAGACATGATCGCCTTTGAACAACAGGTGATACCCGAGCTGTTGAAAACGTCCGCTGCCCGCACCGGACAACTGATTGAGCTGCTGCAGTCCAAAGGCACCAGCTTCGCCAGAAGTCATGTCAACATAGAACCCACCTCCGGGTTAAACTCGCTTAAACATCTTGAGAAAGCGCTGAAAAATAAAAAGGACGGTTTCTCTGCGGAACTGGTGGCCTTTCCGCAGCACGGCATTTTTTATACGCCCTCGGCCGAACTGATGAAAGAAGCCGCCAAAATGGACATCGACTATATCGGCGGCCTGGACCCGTACAGCATTGACGGCAGCATCGAAAAACATATGGACTTCGTGGTGCAACTGGCGCTGGACCACAACAAGGGCATCGATATCCACCTGCATGAAGCAGGCGAATCCGGCATAAAAACCATCGAATACCTGATTGGTAAAGTCAACGAGAACCCTGTGCTGAAAGGAAAAACCTATATCAGCCACAGCTTTGCGCTGGCCAAAATGGACAATAACAAACTACAGGAAGTGGCCGAAAAACTGGGCAATGCACGTATCGGGATTATGACAACTATTCCTTTCGGCAGCACTATTATGCCAATTCCCACGCTGTATAAATATGGGGTGGACGTACAGGCCGGCAACGATTGTATCATTGACCACTGGAGCACCTTCGGTTCCGGCAGCATCCTGCAGAAAGCCAACCTGATGGCGCAATTATATGGTTACCGCACTGAATTTGATTTATCCAGATGCCTGAAGATAGCCACCCACAATATTCTCCCGCTGGATGACAAAGGCGGCCGTCAGTGGCCGAAGGCCGATGATGCCGCGGACATGGTACTGGTAGATGCCAGCTGTTCAGCCGAAGCAGTATCCCGCATTTCCCCCGTGAAGTCGCTCATTCATCAGGGTAACATCGTTTTTTGA
- a CDS encoding helix-turn-helix domain-containing protein, translating to MKAKEQFPVLDIRAFQGDQQDACHFLYHEIRGERLIEKPHKHDFFVFLLIEKGSGTHSIDFIDYDVAPYQIHLLFPDQVHKWEFSKKMVAYQLMITRPFFETFSNTLQFPFAVYQHHPVIDLTAESFHKLFYEFRAIQQELGQSTVSWEIIHLRSRLIAQLVTLEAERKFDDLLVYRAKPALQQYHALIDQHYKTQKSVAFYASQLNISPNYLNILCKRHLQLSAMFLIQHRVILEAKRQIQASGKSIKEVAFNLGFNDLSYFSNFFKSQTGISPRQFRDQL from the coding sequence ATGAAGGCAAAGGAGCAGTTTCCGGTATTGGATATCAGGGCATTTCAGGGCGACCAACAGGATGCCTGTCATTTCCTGTACCATGAAATACGCGGGGAGCGGCTGATCGAAAAACCGCATAAACATGATTTCTTTGTTTTTCTGTTGATAGAAAAAGGAAGTGGTACCCACTCGATTGACTTCATTGATTACGATGTGGCGCCTTACCAGATACACCTGTTGTTTCCTGATCAGGTACACAAATGGGAGTTTAGCAAAAAGATGGTGGCCTATCAGCTGATGATCACCCGCCCTTTTTTTGAAACGTTTTCCAATACGCTGCAATTTCCTTTTGCCGTGTACCAGCATCATCCGGTGATAGACCTGACGGCAGAGAGCTTCCATAAACTATTTTACGAGTTCCGTGCTATACAACAGGAACTGGGCCAGTCAACGGTGTCATGGGAGATCATCCATCTCCGCAGCCGGCTCATAGCCCAGCTGGTAACCCTGGAGGCGGAGCGTAAGTTCGATGACCTGCTGGTGTACAGGGCTAAACCAGCCCTTCAACAGTATCATGCACTGATTGACCAGCATTATAAAACACAAAAGTCGGTAGCCTTCTACGCCAGTCAGCTCAACATCTCCCCTAATTACCTTAATATTCTTTGTAAAAGACATCTTCAGCTGTCGGCCATGTTCCTCATACAGCACCGTGTGATCCTCGAAGCCAAGCGCCAGATACAGGCTTCAGGAAAATCGATCAAAGAGGTCGCTTTTAATCTGGGGTTTAATGATCTCTCCTATTTCTCCAATTTCTTTAAAAGCCAAACCGGCATTTCACCCCGGCAATTCAGGGACCAGTTATAA